One Gadus chalcogrammus isolate NIFS_2021 chromosome 22, NIFS_Gcha_1.0, whole genome shotgun sequence genomic window carries:
- the lratd2a gene encoding protein LRATD2a — protein MGNQADKIAHLSYAGVPTVDPNGLDLEEGPRIGVSYIFSSDNDELEEHVVEKDRNREEKPYDRRDEVECAVYHRGDCIYEKSLVSNDLESHTPEDLLHRCTAGDLVEFVAAGQPPHWAVYVGHLQVVHLHRCEVKSSFLTDASQGRRCRVVNELYRFRPLGADLVVQAAMEQVGLKDRELSWRSSECFAAWCRFGKREFKTGGEIRIGKQPYRLKMILSDKHWHNLEFQSLDDVIMEKRRNDHLGKSAVLQELAHHFSSVEVIKSEG, from the coding sequence ATGGGAAACCAAGCGGACAAGATTGCGCATTTAAGTTACGCAGGAGTTCCCACGGTGGACCCCAACGGCCTGGACCTGGAGGAGGGTCCTCGGATCGGGGTTTCTTACATCTTCTCGAGCGACAACGATGAGCTGGAGGAGCACGTGGTCGAGAAGGACCGGAACCGGGAAGAGAAGCCCTACGACAGACGCGACGAGGTGGAGTGCGCCGTATACCACCGTGGAGACTGCATCTACGAGAAGAGCCTCGTGTCCAACGACTTGGAGTCCCACACCCCGGAGGACCTCCTCCACAGATGCACAGCGGGGGACCTGGTGGAATTCGTGGCCGCCGGCCAGCCCCCCCACTGGGCTGTGTATGTGGGACATCTCCAAGTGGTGCACTTGCACAGATGTGAGGTCAAAAGCAGCTTCCTGACGGACGCCAGTCAGGGAAGGAGGTGCAGGGTGGTGAACGAGCTGTACAGGTTCAGGCCCCTCGGTGCAGACCTGGTGGTCCAGGCGGCTATGGAGCAGGTGGGCCTGAAGGAccgggagctgagctggagGAGCTCCGAGTGCTTCGCCGCCTGGTGCAGGTTTGGGAAGCGAGAGTTTAAGACGGGTGGGGAGATAAGGATCGGAAAACAGCCATACCGCTTGAAGATGATTCTGTCCGATAAACATTGGCACAATCTGGAGTTCCAGAGTCTAGACGATGTGATCATGGAGAAGAGAAGGAACGACCACCTGGGCAAGAGCGCCGTGCTGCAGGAGCTGGCCCATCACTTCAGCAGTGTTGAGGTGATCAAAAGCGAGGGGTGA